One genomic segment of Equus quagga isolate Etosha38 chromosome 20, UCLA_HA_Equagga_1.0, whole genome shotgun sequence includes these proteins:
- the NUDT14 gene encoding uridine diphosphate glucose pyrophosphatase NUDT14 isoform X1: MERIEGAAVGRCAASPYLRPLTLHYRQNGTQKSWDFMKTHDSVTILLFNSSRRSLVLVKQFRPAVYAGEVERRFPGSLTAVDQDGPQELQAALPGSAGVTFELCAGLLDQPGLSLEEVACKEAWEECGYRLAPSDLRRVATYKSGVGLTGSSQTMFYAEVTDAQRAGPGGGLAEEGELIEVVHLPLDGAQAFADDPDVPKTLGVIFGISWFLSCVAPGLSPH, translated from the exons ATGGAACGCATCGAGGGGGCGGCCGTGGGCCGCTGCGCAGCCTCGCCCTACCTGCGGCCGCTCACGCTGCACTACCGCCAG AACGGCACCCAGAAGTCCTGGGACTTCATGAAGACACATGACAG TGTGACCATTCTCCTGTTCAACTCTTCTCGGAGGAGCCTGGTGTTGGTGAAGCAGTTCCGGCCAG CTGTGTACGCCGGCGAAGTGGAGCGCCGCTTCCCAGGGTCCCTGACAGCCGTGGACCAGGACGGGCCCCAGGAGCTGCAGGCGGCCCTGCCCGGCTCGGCGGGGGTGACGTTCGAGCTGTGCGCCGGCCTCCTGGACCAGCCGGGGCTCTCGCTGGAGGAGGTGGCCTGCAAGGAGGCCTGGGAAGAGTGCGGCTACCGGCTGGCCCCGTCCGACCTGCGCCGGGTCGCCACGTACAA GTCTGGCGTGGGACTGACCGGCTCCAGCCAGACCATGTTCTATGCAGAGGTGACAGACGCCCAGCGGGCGGGCCCGGGTGGGGGCCTGGCTGAGGAAGGCGAACTCATTGAGGTCGTGCACCTGCCCCTGGATGGCGCCCAGGCCTTCGCAGACGACCCGGATGTCCCCAAGACCCTCGGTGTCATCTTTGGTATCTCGTGGTTCCTCAGCTGCGTGGCCCCTGGCCTGAGTCCCCACTGA
- the NUDT14 gene encoding uridine diphosphate glucose pyrophosphatase NUDT14 isoform X2, with protein sequence MERIEGAAVGRCAASPYLRPLTLHYRQNGTQKSWDFMKTHDSVTILLFNSSRRSLVLVKQFRPAVYAGEVERRFPGSLTAVDQDGPQELQAALPGSAGVTFELCAGLLDQPGLSLEEVACKEAWEECGYRLAPSDLRRVATYKGDRRPAGGPGWGPG encoded by the exons ATGGAACGCATCGAGGGGGCGGCCGTGGGCCGCTGCGCAGCCTCGCCCTACCTGCGGCCGCTCACGCTGCACTACCGCCAG AACGGCACCCAGAAGTCCTGGGACTTCATGAAGACACATGACAG TGTGACCATTCTCCTGTTCAACTCTTCTCGGAGGAGCCTGGTGTTGGTGAAGCAGTTCCGGCCAG CTGTGTACGCCGGCGAAGTGGAGCGCCGCTTCCCAGGGTCCCTGACAGCCGTGGACCAGGACGGGCCCCAGGAGCTGCAGGCGGCCCTGCCCGGCTCGGCGGGGGTGACGTTCGAGCTGTGCGCCGGCCTCCTGGACCAGCCGGGGCTCTCGCTGGAGGAGGTGGCCTGCAAGGAGGCCTGGGAAGAGTGCGGCTACCGGCTGGCCCCGTCCGACCTGCGCCGGGTCGCCACGTACAA AGGTGACAGACGCCCAGCGGGCGGGCCCGGGTGGGGGCCTGGCTGA